The following is a genomic window from Vicia villosa cultivar HV-30 ecotype Madison, WI unplaced genomic scaffold, Vvil1.0 ctg.001045F_1_1, whole genome shotgun sequence.
agaagccgtccaagtacagacgaccgattacatgaagaggtacctcctagagcgaggacttctccccggaagtgacttcaagaaggccatcaAAATCGAGAAGGTGCACaccatgaacgccctcctccACAAAGCTCAAGCCTTCATCGCTTTCGAAGAAGGAGAGGTTGCTGCCATGAAAGCCTCGCGAGGCAATGATGCCGCTCGTAGTTTGAACTACGAAAACTCAGGTTCAAGACGGGGACATGAAAAAAGGAAAGATGACAGGTCCCACGACGCCAAAGAGCGCCGAGGACCAGCTGGTCGCTTCAACGACTACACCCCTCTGAATGCTTCACGGGAGAAAATCTTGGCCGAATGCAAAAGCACCAAATTCAAGAATTCctgcatcaggcccccgaagtcaaaccCCGCAAGGACAGGAACTGACAAatccaagtactgcaagtaccacaagagtcacgggcatctAACCGAGGAATGCATTCATCTTAAGGATGCCATTGAGACACTGATCAAGGAAGGTCGCCTTTCGAAATACACAAAGAAAGGAGAACCTTCCCGGAGGGACGACCAACGAAACTCTGACGAGGGCAACTCACCGGATAACAGGCCTCTGCAAGTACCCCTGTCCTTCACCCGTCCTGAAGACTTCATGCCTTCGGTTGGAATAACTACCACATTTAGCGAGTGGGAAAGATTCCCGACCGCCATGGTCGTCTCTAACGGCGGGGATCCCGGTTCTCTCACCATCAGCTCAgtgaagagaaagttcgatgaaTTGCTCAACGCCAACGCAGACCTTGGCCCTACTCTGCGGAAGTTCAGAGGAAAATCAGATCCAATCACTTTCTACTTGGAAGAGCTGCCCGGCGGAGCCCCGAACGCCACAATTCCCCTACTCGTCCGGGCCAGAATGGCAAACTTTGACGTCCAACGAGTCCTAGTcgacgaaggcagctcggtcgacatcatgtactctcaCCTCTTCCGGACACTCTagctggacgactcacacctcactccTTATGTGGGTTCTGACCTCCAAGGCTTCAACGGAGCCACAACCAAACcttggggttacgtcgagctgatagtcaccttcggggaaggggaagcctccagacaagtcaaaaccagattcttggtgatcgactgcaagacCCTATACAACTGCATTATCGGACGCCCCACTCTGGCTGAGCTCACCGCCGTGCCCTCGACTGTGCACCTGAAGATGAAATTCTACACGAGAacaggacgagtggccaccatcaacgccgacattgaagcCGCCAGAAGAATCTTCGACGCCACGGTGAAAGGGCTGCAACTGATCGCTCCCCcatccagctccaacaaaaagccaagggccgaagacaagcatcctcgagAAGATCAACATCAGAcgaccaacgtcagctcagtcgaccttgaCGCACGCTTTACAGAAGAAGAGCTGAAGAAAGGCGAAGAGGCGCGACCAAAGGCAGCTCACCCCGTCCGACCTGTCCCGGACGGGGACTTCGAGCTTGTCCCGCTGGGCGAAAACCCAGACAAAGCGGTGAAGATCGGTAAAGGCATCCCAGACCTACTGAGAAAGCAGCTCGTGGCTTGCCTTCGAGCCAACGCCGACCTGTTCGCTTGGAGCGCagcggaaatgcccggactcgaccccgaggtcgcctgccaccatctctccattgatccagccgcgaaggcagtagttcaacataggcgtcggcagtctcccgagaaagtggaggctgccgagaaagctgtaaaagacctcttagaggcaaattttatttccgaggccaaatatttaacttggctctcaaacgttgtactagttaaaaaatctaatgaaaaatggagaatgtgcgttgattacactgatgttaaccgggcatgccccaaagatgcttatccgttacctaacattgataggctggtcgac
Proteins encoded in this region:
- the LOC131632862 gene encoding uncharacterized protein LOC131632862, with amino-acid sequence MNALLHKAQAFIAFEEGEVAAMKASRGNDAARSLNYENSGSRRGHEKRKDDRSHDAKERRGPAGRFNDYTPLNASREKILAECKSTKFKNSCIRPPKSNPARTGTDKSKYCKYHKSHGHLTEECIHLKDAIETLIKEGRLSKYTKKGEPSRRDDQRNSDEGNSPDNRPLQVPLSFTRPEDFMPSVGITTTFSEWERFPTAMVVSNGGDPGSLTISSVKRKFDELLNANADLGPTLRKFRGKSDPITFYLEELPGGAPNATIPLLVRARMANFDVQRVLVDEGSSVDIMYSHLFRTL